Part of the Staphylococcus succinus genome, ACCTATACCTACTAGACCAGATATAAATCCTCCGAACACTCCGATGAGCAACATAATGATAATATTTATAATATCCATTATTTACTTTTCACCAATAAGTTAACAGCTTCATTAATGATTTCTTGTGAATCTTCATTGTTGTCATCAGCTGAATTGACGCATTCAATTAAATTTTCGCTAATAATAATCCCCATTAATCTTTGTAATGAACTTTTTGAAGCACTAAGTTGCGTAATCACATCTTTACAATGCTTTTCTTCTTCCATCATTTTTACAACGCCATTTAATTGCCCTTGTACTCTATTAATACGATTGATCATGTTTTTATCATAATTCATAGTAATTTCCTCCACTTTTAATTGAATAGAGTCATAATAATAAATTAAAACAAGTTTGTCAAATACGTGCGGGGGTATTTGACAAAAAGAGTTATATCTTTTAACATACCCTTATAGGTATTTAACAGGAGGTTATTATGAAACAATATAATGAAAAACATATTAATGATTTAAGTAAATCAGAATTAGAAAAATTAACTTCTCAAGGTCAATTGATTGATGTAAGAACACAAGAAGAATATGAATTGGGGCACATCAATGGTTCCACACTGCATCCTGTAGATGAGATTGAGTCGTTCAATAAAGACAAAAATAAAACCTATTATGTACACTGTAAAAGTGGTAACAGAAGTGCTAAAGCTAGTAAATATTTAGCTGAACAAGGTTATGACGTTGTAAATTTAGACGGCGGCTATAAAGCTTATGAAGAAAAAAACGTCAGCGATGATACAAAAGAAGAAAACACAAATGTAGAAATTAAAGCAGAGCGTAAACAATTAAACTATAGTGGTCTTCAATGTCCAGGCCCTATTGTAAATATCAGTAAAGAAGTAAAAAATATTCAAGAAGGTGACCAAATTGAGGTTACAGTCACAGATCCAGGATTCGCAAGTGATATTAAAAGCTGGGCGAAACAAACGGGACACACATTAGTAAAACTTGATGGGGGTGACAATGAAATTAAAGCGATTATTCAAAAAGAACAACCCAAAGATTTAGAAGTGAGTCATACGTCTAAAGGCACTACAATTGTACTATTTAGTGGAGAATTAGATAAAGCAGTGGCAGCAATGATTATTGCGAATGGTGCTAAAGCTGCAGGAAGAGATGTAACCATCTTTTTCACTTTCTGGGGACTTAACGCGTTGAAAAAAGCGCAAACAGCTAACGTTAAAAAGAAAGGTATCGCAAAAATGTTTGATTTTATGTTGCCAAAAACACCCTTGAAAATGCCACTCTCTAAAATGAATATGTTCGGTTTAGGTAATATCATGATGCGCTACGTAATGAAAAAGAAAAATGTTGATTCATTACCATCACTTATCGACCAAGCAATCGACCAAGATATCAAATTAATCGCATGTACGATGAGCATGGATGTCATGGGCATTAAGAAAGAAGAATTAAGAGACGAAGTTGAGTACGGCGGTGTAGGCACTTATATAGGTGATACTGAAAACGCGAGTCATAATTTATTTATTTAATTAAATCTATTAAAATAAGGAGTTCTTTATATGTTTTTTAAACAATTTTACGATAACAATTTATCTCAAGCATCTTATTTAGTTGGCTGTCAACGCACAGGAGAGGCAATAATAATTGACCCTGTACGTGACTTAACAAAATATATGGAAGTTGCAGATAGCGAAGGTTTTACAATTACACAAGCTGCAGAAACCCATATCCACGCTGATTTTGCTTCAGGCATTAGAGATGTGGCAGAACAATTAAATGCAAACGTATATGTATCTGGCGAAGGTGACGATGAATTAAGTTATCGTAATATGCCAGAACAAACACATTTTGTTAAACATCAAGATATTATTCATGTAGGTAACATTAAATTAGAAGTATTGCATACACCTGGTCATACCCCAGAGAGTATTAGTTTCTTACTCACGGATGAAGGTGGCGGCTCAAGTGTTCCAATGGGTTTATTTAGTGGTGACTTTATTTTTGTTGGTGATATCGGTAGACCCGATTTACTAGAAAAATCAGTTCAAGTCGAAGGTTCTACAGAAGTTAGTGCGAAACAAATGTATCAATCTATAGAAAGTGTTAAAGATTTACCAGATTATATTCAAATTTGGCCAGGCCACGGTGCTGGAAGTCCTTGTGGTAAAGCATTAGGCGCCGTACCAATGTCTACGCTAGGTTATGAAAAAATAAATAACTGGGCATTTAGTGAAACTGATGAAATTAAATTCATTGAAACATTAACATCAAATCAACCAGCGCCACCACATCATTTTACACAAATGAAAAAAATTAACCAATTTGGTATGGAATTATATCAACCATACAATGTTTATCCTAGTTTAAGCAATGAAAGAATAGCATTTGATCTTCGTAGCAAAGAAGCCTTTCATGGTGGTCATACTAAAGGGACAATCAATATTCCTTACAACAAAAACTTTATTAACCAAATCGGTTGGTATTTAGACTATGAAAATAGTATAGATTTAATTGGTGATAAATCTACCGTTGAACAAGCAGCGCATACTTTACAATTAATTGGATTTGATAATGTAGCAGGTTATCGTTTACCAAAATCAGAAATTTTAACCCAATCCATCCATAGCGTTGATATGACTGGTAAAGAAGAATATATACTTGACGTACGTAATGAAGAAGAGTGGAATAATGGGCACTTAGATCAAGCAGTCAATATTCCGCATGGTAAATTATTAAATGAAAATATTCCATTTAATAAAGAGGATAAAATATACGTACATTGTCAGTCAGGTGTTAGAAGTTCAATCGCCGTGGGTATCTTAGAAAACAAAGGATTTGAAAATGTCGTAAATATTAGAGAAGGCTATCAAGATTTTCCAGAATCATTAAAATAATTTAAGAGTGTACAGAAAACAGTTATTTTCTGTACACTCTTTCTTCATAATCCAAAATCTATGAATATCAGTATATAATATGTTCAAAAACTCAACATAAAATCAATGTTCATAAAATGATTTAGATACACCTATAAGAGCCTTAAGTAATATATTTTTTCATAGAGTTTAATCTTTAAGCATCCTATATACTGTAGAACGACTTACACCTGTTTGTTTAGCAATATCTTCGCCAGTAAGTTTTTGCTCATCATATAAGAATTTAATCTCTCTTTTTTTATGATCTGGTAATGATGGTCTTCCACCTTTTCTCCCTCTAGCTCTTGCTGCTTCTAATCCTTTTTTCGTACGTTCGCTTAATAAGTTAGCTTCAAGTTCAGCAAATGCACTCATCATAGTAAAGAACATCTTGCCCATCGCATCTTTGGTTGATACGTTCATATCTATAATATGTAAATCAATACTATTATCATCTAACCATTGAGATAACTCAATTAATTGCTTGGTTGTTCGGCCAAGACGATCTAGTTTATAGATAACTAAAATATCGCCTTCACGTAAATAATCTAAGCATTTATCAAGTTCCGTTCGTTTCGTTTTGCGACCACTCGCTTTCTCGCTAAAGATACGTTCACAACCATATTCCTCAAGTGTATCAATCTGTCCATCAAGACTTTGATCTTGTGTTGATACACGTGCATAACCAATTTTAGCCATTTGAATACCACCTCTTTTAATCGTTTTATGAGTACTTACTAATGAAATCTAGTTCTCGATGCAAATAAACGCGGCTCTCATCGTCTGAAAACTCATATTTTTTGGTATTTATGATACATTGATTATAACACAAGTTTTTAGACTTCGATATCCAAGAAAAACCTCTTAATATTAAGTTAAGAGGTTTTGTATCAAAAACGATCGTTTTTTAAACTTAATTTTACATGTAGTTTTTGTCATATTAAATACTCATTTTATGCACGGATTCTCGAAAATTATAATCTAGTCTAATACATAAAGGAATGACAAGTTCTTTATTAAAAGTAGAAAGAAGGGATTGTAAAGTATGAGAAAAAAGAACCTATTGATAAGCTTGTTTTCTCTAATGATGGTCATTGTTTTATCAGCTTGTACAAGCAATGACGAAGAAGCATCTGTAGAAGATACTAGCAATGAAAAGAATTCAAATGAAGAGATGAACATGAATGAGGACAATGAAGGTTCTATGGAAGAAAATATGAATGGCTCCTCCAGTGAAGGAGATGCACATTATCAATAGTAAAGTACAGAAATTACAGCACAATACTTACCTTTGCTTTAACTACATGTCTTCAATGTTTCTAACATATCATATCTGATGACTTGAAAATACGTAAAAGGGGTAGCGCCATCATTTTGACATAAAACCCACGTTAAAACATTTTTCAGAAGAAAAAAAGACGATTGTCTCTACGCTAAGAGAAGAATCGTCTTTTATAAAAATTTTCATTA contains:
- the cstR gene encoding persulfide-sensing transcriptional repressor CstR; the protein is MNYDKNMINRINRVQGQLNGVVKMMEEEKHCKDVITQLSASKSSLQRLMGIIISENLIECVNSADDNNEDSQEIINEAVNLLVKSK
- the cstA gene encoding persulfide response sulfurtransferase CstA — protein: MKQYNEKHINDLSKSELEKLTSQGQLIDVRTQEEYELGHINGSTLHPVDEIESFNKDKNKTYYVHCKSGNRSAKASKYLAEQGYDVVNLDGGYKAYEEKNVSDDTKEENTNVEIKAERKQLNYSGLQCPGPIVNISKEVKNIQEGDQIEVTVTDPGFASDIKSWAKQTGHTLVKLDGGDNEIKAIIQKEQPKDLEVSHTSKGTTIVLFSGELDKAVAAMIIANGAKAAGRDVTIFFTFWGLNALKKAQTANVKKKGIAKMFDFMLPKTPLKMPLSKMNMFGLGNIMMRYVMKKKNVDSLPSLIDQAIDQDIKLIACTMSMDVMGIKKEELRDEVEYGGVGTYIGDTENASHNLFI
- the cstB gene encoding persulfide dioxygenase-sulfurtransferase CstB, with product MFFKQFYDNNLSQASYLVGCQRTGEAIIIDPVRDLTKYMEVADSEGFTITQAAETHIHADFASGIRDVAEQLNANVYVSGEGDDELSYRNMPEQTHFVKHQDIIHVGNIKLEVLHTPGHTPESISFLLTDEGGGSSVPMGLFSGDFIFVGDIGRPDLLEKSVQVEGSTEVSAKQMYQSIESVKDLPDYIQIWPGHGAGSPCGKALGAVPMSTLGYEKINNWAFSETDEIKFIETLTSNQPAPPHHFTQMKKINQFGMELYQPYNVYPSLSNERIAFDLRSKEAFHGGHTKGTINIPYNKNFINQIGWYLDYENSIDLIGDKSTVEQAAHTLQLIGFDNVAGYRLPKSEILTQSIHSVDMTGKEEYILDVRNEEEWNNGHLDQAVNIPHGKLLNENIPFNKEDKIYVHCQSGVRSSIAVGILENKGFENVVNIREGYQDFPESLK
- a CDS encoding recombinase family protein; translation: MAKIGYARVSTQDQSLDGQIDTLEEYGCERIFSEKASGRKTKRTELDKCLDYLREGDILVIYKLDRLGRTTKQLIELSQWLDDNSIDLHIIDMNVSTKDAMGKMFFTMMSAFAELEANLLSERTKKGLEAARARGRKGGRPSLPDHKKREIKFLYDEQKLTGEDIAKQTGVSRSTVYRMLKD